The DNA window AAAtaattgaaacatacgtttgcaacgtataaccactgcaacatatgcaacatttgtaacaatcagataaaacacttgcaacatacgtctaaaacaggtgaaacatttagaacatacacttgcaacatacgtgtatagccactgcaacatatgcaacatccagataaaaacatgcagcatccagataaaaacagctgaaacatttggaaaacACACTTGTAacgtacgtgtatagccattgcaacatctgcaacattctgatctacttttgcaacatccgtatgaaacaattaaaacatacatctgaaacaactgaaacactcgaaatataggcttgcaacatgtctgaaaaacgtccagaaacacttgaaacacagcatCGCCGCGTGGCCATGACCTACGTGGTGGTGAATTGCGGTAGATCGGCGAGGAGGACAGGGAGCGGATGGAGGCCGCCCTGGTAGAGGTGCTGGAGTGACAACAGCGAGGCCTAGcctgtagggttatgaggatgctacgctagccggaaaacaaaaattcgacctcataaactaggatctactgctagttatagatcacgggattaccactagacgcgcaggtgcagcggaagcgactcTATGTAGTTGTACGTGTCGTAGCAGTGCCGTACAGTTGCAAGGTCGTCCGTACGTCCATCCCCTTCGTGCAGttcatccttgtgctccagatgcagcacctctgAGGTATCCACatgtacagggaggaagcgtcgcGCCTCTAGACTGCTAGGTccgcgaggagcagcaggcaTGGGTGTAGGATGGGTGGTGGCGGCTGCCAAAACGGCATGGATCCTAGCCCTgttgcccaccccacttatttataggcatccctaatgagctcccgagttggaggcccattagtaaccctaagccttgtctaactcggatccaatccgaattaggcttccaaccccttaagcgtgcgaccctatgggttcatgcacacatagacatggcccgagtactcctacttggTCATTAGTTGATAGCAGCCTccagcaaggcatgtcaactcctatgcatacgcaaagatcatatcagatgaaccaccacaaaaccacatacttgttattcccttacctcacgatatttggtccaactcataggttaacacttaacccaagcacggccatgcatttcttgatctaatcattagagtgatccagtgatatctctctcatatagagaggggcaaattccttcttgattgtctatgtctcatagcatgtttcctgaCAAAACCAAAAAATCACCTTTATAACTACTCTGTTACGGAGTAGCGtatgatagtccctgagtaggtcttttcacatcttgaatacatgcaacaatctcaggtctaaggacataacgtacatgatgtgaatagagataataacaacatctcacgttgggtcagtccagcctcatgtcatacatgtgcccacattattagtttgacatctccatgtctatgacttgtgaaacatagtcattaactaataatgtgctaatccattattcatgtgtgtcctcacacgaactcagactagggacaacattagattaaccatacaagtaaaagagtttcacaaataattcacataattgctaatcgatacaggttgtctttaatggaaattcaatgaactcataatatatcatggatacaaggcaatataatcatctctatgattatctctagggcatactcccaacaatctcccacttgcactagagttaatctcgaagatatctaatacccatagctctcatgagcgcctcatgcttaggctgtggaagagcctttgtcaaaggatctgcaacattcaaatctatgtgtatcttgcacatcttaATCTCATCTTGTCTAACGAACTctcgaatgagatgaaatttccgtagtacatgtttgttcttttggtgattccttggctccttagcctacgcaattgccccattgttgtcacaatgtagattcaatgggaTGGACGCATTCGaaaacacaccaagttcaatgaggaacctcctctTCCAAACACCTTCCTTTGCAGCTCCAGAAGCTGCAATGTACTCGGCCTCTGCTATAGAATCGGTCACCgtctcctgcttggaacttttccaacttacagaaccaccatttattgtgaacacaaaacctgattgagaATGTGAATTATCCAtgtcagtttggaagctagcatcggtgtaaccatttacatcgagctcctcctcacctccatagattaggaacacatctttagtccttctcaagtacttaagaatgtttttaacaagtgtccagtgactctctcctagatcagcttggtaccggctcgcaacacttagagcatatgagacatctgggcgagtacatatcatggcgtacatgatggaaccaactgTCGAGGCGTATGGAACCTTAGTCATGCGCTTCCGCTCATCAGCTGTCGAAGGACACTGTTTatcgctaaagcgcataccatgtgacataggcaagaaccctttcttggactgttccatgttgaatcgtttcaacaccttgtcaatgtatgtatcttggcttaatcctataagcctcttcgatctatctctatagatcttgatgcccaaaatgtatgctgcttctcctaaatccttcatagaaaaattattattcagtgaaatctttacggattgcaacataggaatgtcattcccaatcaataatatgtcatccacatacaagatcagaaatacaatagcgctcccactttccttcttgtaaacacaaggttcttcttcattctgatggaagccaaaccctttgaccacttcatcaaaatgaatgttccaactccgagatgcttgctttaacccataaatggatttttgaagcttgcaaatttttccagcattgtttggatcaacaaaaccttcgggCTGTATCATATGCATgtcctcatccaaatttccatttagaaaggttgttttaacatccatctgccatatctcataatcgaaataagcagctattgctagaatgatccggATAGATTTGAGCATCGCTACCGGCGATATAGTCTCgtcgtagtcaattccttgaacttgccgaaaaccctttgcaacaagtcgagcattatagatgtgaacatttccatccatatcctttttctttttatagatccatttgcactctatgggtctaaccccatcaggcgggtgaaccaagttccaaacttgattgtttcccatggaatctatcttggatctcatggcactttgccatttctcggaatctgggtccatcattgcttccgcaTAGGTCGCAGGTTCATCATcgtctaacaataacaaatccccacgcaactcatggattcttgctacattagcatcactcgtagagtccttcccaactggctcatcttgaacttcttcaagatacaccttcttttcacttttctctcttttgagaaactctttctctaagaaaacactgttccgagaaacaaacactttgccctctgatcggttgtagaagtaataccctaaagtttcctccggatatcccacgaaaaagcatttgtctgacttgggtgttagtttatctgtcataagtcgtttgacataaacttcacaaccccaaattttcaGAAAAGACAAACTAGAACTCTTACCAGTCCATATCTCATGTGGAGTCTTAACTACGAACTTAGACGAtaccctattcaatgtgaaagcggctgtttctagagcgtatccccaaaatgataacgataggtctgactggctcatcatagaccagaccatgtccaacaaagtccGATTACATCGCTCGGACATGCCATTTCTCTGAGGTGTTCTAGGTGGCGTAAGCTGTGGAACAATTCTGCAACTGTTTAGATAATTGCTAAACTCATGGCTCAAATAATCGCCTCCACGATCAGAtcgcaaagccttaattttcttgccacgttgattctctacttcactctgaaactccttgaacttttcaaatatcttagacttatgtctcattaagtagacatagccatatctactaaagtcatcagtgaaggttatgaagtattggaatctgcctcttgctgtcgtactcattggtccgcacacatcagtatgtatgagttccagcAAGTCTACCGCCCTCTTAGGAAAACCTGTGAAGGGcatcttggtcatcttgcccagcaggcaagcctcacatgtctcatatgattcaaaatcaaatgaagttaaaagcccatcagaatggagcctcttcatgcgattctcacttatatgacctaaacgacaatacccaagaattaatataagaattagcaaggaaaatgtccgtaacataaacaacaagtgtacaagctgCGGAGTACCTTTACTACCACGATCCTTTATGGATTCTAGGTACAGCTTGCAGTTCCTCTTCTagtgacctttcccatgacaatgaaagcactcagcatcagcaggtggtccagccttgggcgcaggtgggtttggcttagagatctcatctttagccttgccctttttcttcttccaaaaattgcccttcttcttaaacttaggcttgttttggaccgccatcacatggctactgccagcacctttcttgatatcagcctctactgttttaagcatgccacataattcattcaagcccttctccgccccatgcatatggtagttcgcgatgaaatttccatagctgggtggaagagacgcgagaataaaatcagtagctaatttagggccaattgggaagcccagcttctccaacctctgagtgtaaccaaccattttgatcacatgtggcccaactgctgcaccctctgctagcttggtttAAGCAAAAGCCTTTAagacattgaacctttcagtcctggcttgagtctagaacatatcattgagcaccacgatcatatcgtgcgctgcatggttattgtcaaactgcaactatagatctggttccatacaagcaagcataaggcaactcacttcaagatcagcatcacatgctTTCTTGTAAGCGGTTTTCTCTACAGTAGGTGCATTATTAGCAGGCTCTTCTGgtaatggggtgtctagaatttcttcctttttctcagccctgagaacaattctcaggttgcggatccaatccgcatagtttgttccattcaacttatctttctcaagaattgaacgcaaAGTAAATGATTGATTGCTAGGCACCATTTATCTACAACACATTATCTTGCACCCCAACGCCCGgcagtagatccaatctatcaccgATGCACATCACATGCGCTCGGCACTTGACCTAGGTTCGATTCGATCAATctgattgatctccatcttgccatgactggatttacatgtatcacttaactcggatGGCGGAATTCCGACCGATACGAGTCGATCGTTACGAGACCAACACGGTAAAATCACgaaccatgatcagagactcaCCTACAACCGCGCATATCTCCATACGCACTCATCTGAACCTATAACAATGCAGtaatcgctctgataccactatagggttatgaggatgctatgctagccagaaaacaaaaattcgacctcataaaccaggatctactgctagttatagatcacgggattatgACTAGACGTGCAGGTGCAGCGGAAGCAACTCGATGTAGTCGTACGCGTTGTAGCAGTGTCGTGCAGTTGCAAGGTCGTCCGTACGTCCGTCCCTTTCAtgcggttcgtccttgtgctccagatgcagcacctccgatgtatccacacgtacagggaggaagcgtcgtgcctccggactgctaggtccacgAGGAGCAGCAGGCGCGGGCGTAGGATGGGTGGCGGCGGCTGCCAAAACGGCGTGGATCCTAGCCCCgttgcccaccccacttatttataggtgtccctaatgagctcccaagttggaggcccattagtaacccaaAGCCTTGTCTCactcggatccaatccgaattaggcttctagccccttaagcgtgcgaccctatgggttcacgcacacatagacatggcccgagtactcctactcggtcattagttgatagcggcctctagcaaggcatgtcaactcctatgcgtacgcaaagatcatatcagacgaaccaccacaaaaccacatacttgttattcccttgcctcacgatatttggtccaactcataggttaacacttaacccaagcacggccatgcatttcttgatctaatcattagagtgatccagtgatatctctctcatatagagaggggcaaattccttcttgattgtctatgtctcatagcatgtttcccgacaaaaccaaaaaaccacctttataactaccatgttacggagtagcgtttgatagtccctgagtaggtcgtttcacatcttgaatacatacaataatctcaggtctaaggacataacgtacatgatgtgaatagagataataacaacatctcacgttgggtcagtccagccccatgtcatacatgtgctcacattattagtttgacatctccatgtctatgacttgtgaaacatagtcatcaactaataatgtgctaatccattattcatgtgtgtcctcacacgaactcagacccgggacaacattagaataaccatacaagtaaaagagtttcacaaacaattcacataattgctaatcgatacaggttgtctttaatggaaattcaataaactcataatatatcatggatacaaggcaatataatcatctctatgattatctctagggcatactcccaacacaGCCGAGCAGGGGACCGAGGAGGGCCGCCGCCTAGAGGGGGCCCCCGAGGAGCACCATCTCCCAGGCCACCCCCAACGCCGTTGGCTGCTCTAGCACCCTCGCCACCGCTGATGGCACGTATCCCATCGGTGCCGGCCGGCCGGGCTGCGATGGGGTGGGCGGATGGACGCGGtagtgtgtgtgggtgggtgggggagGAGATGAAGCGCGCTGCACAGCGCAGGATGGAGCACAGCCCGGGAATGGGGAACCAAGCGTCGTGGGCGGGCGGGCGCATTGTGGGAGGGAGCAAGCGGTGGGGAAAGGAGGCAACAGCGAGGCGGAGTACGGGCGCGGCGGCGATTCGAGAATGGGTGCGGTCACATCCACGATTCGAGAGGAAAGTGAGCAgagattatttttttatttttttattaaggcGTGCGATTGATAGTGTTGGGCCGTTTGGGCGGGCGAGGCCCACAAACGTGGGCGTCCGGACGATCGGACGTCTTACCCACACCATTACCGAAGAAGAATTGGTAATAATCCAGTTTGTTGTTGCGGCTGAACATCCTGAAGTACACAGATGGACACTCGTGTGCCTAAGGCATAATAATGTTTTTTCAAGAAAAAGAAATACAGATCAAGGCAGACAGTAGAGATCCAATTGCCCAGCCGGACATGGAAAACTGAATACACCATCTCATCACAGCATTTTCAAACCATATCATACTTGAGGCTAGTTTGGGGCTCAACTGCATAATTATGTTTGCATCGTTACATGATACTGACACTAGAAGATTTTCGTGATTCTCATTTTTTTTTGAATGGCCGACTTTATCAACTAGCTAATGCTTTTTTAGCCTAATTGAGGAGTTATTTATCAAGTGGTGTTTTGGTTGGAGAAACTTATATACAGTACAAGCAATGCAACTGCTTTTACAAATGAAGTATTATTTGGGACAAACCGAGTACAATGAGAATTGCAACACAGTGTTTGCACTTCTATATAATTATTGTTTCTACGGTGACATGATTTCATAACACTTAAATTTAATCCCATCCAGTTCTTTGGTCGATTGCTTGTGTCATCCTAAGGATGTGTGCTATCACATAAGTGCACAatattttattatatttttttagcCTAAGTGATAGAAGGTTAAGCCAACAGGCTTAGCATACTTGATTTGAGGTTCCAAAGGGATTACAAATATATAGGGGCCCAAAGGGCCTGACCAGTTGGAACGTTGCTAGGACGAACGTTCAGACTGGAGCGAAATTCCATGAAGACAGAAGAAGGAAGCCCCTTGGTGAAGACATCCGTGTACTGCGACGTTGTGGGAACATGTAGGACGCGGACAGTGCCAATGGTGACCCGTTCACGGACGAAGTGAAGGTCGATTTCCACGTGCTTGGTGCGTTGATGCTGAacggggttggtggagaggtagacgGCGCTGACATTGTCGCAGTAGATGAGGGAGGCAGTCTTCAGGGGGTGGTGCAGTTCCTGTAGAAGTTGCTGTAGCCATGAAGCTTCGCCGACACCGTTGGCAACAACACGGTACTCGGCTTCGGCACTCGACCGAGAGACTGTGGGTTGCCTTTTGGATGACCAGGAGACGAGGCTGCCACCGAGGAAGACAGCGTATCCAGAGGTGGAGCGGCGAGTGTCCGGGCAGCCTGCCCAGTCAGCATCAGTGTAAATGACGAGCTGAGTCGGGGCAGACCGGGGGATGACCAGGCCATAGCTGATGGTGCCTTGAAGGTAGCGAAGGATCCCCTTGGCAGCGATCAGGTGAGTCTCTcggggatcatgcatgtgaaGGCAAATTTGCTGAACGGCATATGCAATGTCGGGGCGGGTGAACGTCAGGTACTGGAGAGCACCTGCAAGACTACAGTAGGCTGTGGGATCATCCATAGGAGGGCCAGCATATGCAGATACCTTGGCACAAGTGTCGACGGGGGTAGAGCAGGGATTGCAGCCGCTCATGCCATGTCGATCAAGGATGTCCAGGGTGTATTGGCGCTGTGAGAGGATGAGAGTGTCCCTGTGTTGCTGAACCGCCACGCCTAGGAAGTGATGCAAGGGACCAAGGTCTTTCATAGCAAATTCCTTCTTCAGGGCAGCAATCATATGGAGGAGGAGCTGCTGAGAGGAGGCAGTGaggacgatgtcatccacatagaggAGCAAATATACTGTCTCGGTGCCGCGTCGGTATATGAACAGGGAGGTGTCTGACTTGGCTTCAGTGAAGCCCAAGGTGAGCAGGTAAGCGGCAAACCGGCTGTACCACGCATGGGGTGCCTGCTTCATCTCGTAGAGAGACTTGTTGAGCTTGCAAACATGGTCCAGGAGAGCAGGATCAGCGAACCCGGTGGGCTGAGAGCAGTACATAGTTTCTGACAAAGTCCCGTGGAGGAAAGCATTCTTCACGTCGAGTTGATGGATCGGCCAGTCCCGAGAGTGTGCTAAGGTGAGGACAGTGCGAACGGTGGCTAGTTTGATGACAGGACTGAAGGTCTCATCGTAATAAACACCGGGGCGCTGTGTAAATCCATGAAGGACCCAATGAGCCTTGTATCTTTCCAAGGAACCATCAGCATGAAACTTGTGTTTGAAAATCTATTTTCCAGTGACCACATTGGCCTTGGCCGGGCGAGGGACAAGATCCCAAGTGTGGTTGTCTAGAAGAGCAGCATGTTCTTCATCCATGGCCCGACGCCAGTGCGGATTGGCAAGAGCATCGCGACACGACCACGGTACCAGTGACAGGGCCTCAGTATGCAAGGCGAGATGAGGCTGCCGGTACCCGGACTTCTTGCGGGTCGCCATGCCATGGGAGTTGGCGACCAGAGGGATGGGGACGGCCGTTGTCGGAACCGGAGGGCCGTGCTTGACATAGCGTGGCGGAGAGGGAACAAAGCTGGAGCATCGAGGAGGGGCCCCCATAGCGGGCTTAGAAGGTGAGCCGGGTGTAGTAGGGCACCTAGAGTAGACGTGGATGACAGGAGGCTTGCTGAAGGAGGGAGCTGAAGGCGCCTGAGGTAAGGCAGGCGCCTAGGGCACCATGGGGGTCGGAGGCTCCTGAACAGGGGGCGCCGGGGGCACCGCGGGTGCTGGGGGCTCTAGGACAGGAGGCGCTGGGGGCACCTGACATGCCAGAGGTGCCGCAGGCGTGCCCGGGGGTACCAGAGACTTCTAGGGAACTGGCGTGCGTGAGCCAGTCACCGGCCGTAGGACAGGGAAACCTGGTGGAGGCTATCTGGGTGTCGAGGTGCCTAGACTAGCCATCGGGGTGACCGGTGGTGATGGCTGGGAGCGGGCATGTGGAGGCATGGGTGCTGGCAAGGAGCCAGCAAGCCCAGGTGTACCTACAGGTAAAGGGAAGACTGGCAGGGGGTCATCGTTAGTTAGAAAATCAAGCTCTTGTGGAGGAGGTGAGGGTCGGCGAAGGGAGAAAGGAAATGTTGTTTCGTCGAAAACAACATGCCGAGAGATGATGACACGGTTGGTGGCGAGGTTGAGGCACCTGTAGCCCTTGTGATCAGGCGAGTAGCCGATGAACACACATAGAGCGGAGCATGGAGCAAGTTTGTGAAGAGTGGTAGCGGTGAGGTTGGGGTAACAGGTGCAGCCGAAAGCTCGTAGGTCATGATAAGAGGGGTGGGAGGTGTAGAGCGCGAAAAAGGAGTGCTCATGTGCAACGTCTTGGTAGGGAGTCGATTGAGGAGGAGGGTAGCAGTAGCAAGGGCATCAGCCCAGTTGGAGGGTGGTATGGAAGCCTGAAAAAGGAGGGTTCGGGTGACATTGTTAGTGGTGCGAATCATGCGCTCAGCTTTCCCATTTTGTTGTGAAGTATAAGGACAGGACATGCGGAGGGAAATGCCGTTGGCAAGGAAGAACGCACGAGAGGCGGAGTTGTCAAACTCATGGCCGTTGTCACACTGTACTGTTTTGATGGTGCAGCTGAACTGAGTGTTCACATGAGCGAAAAAATTGGAAATTGTAGGGAAAGTATCAGACTTTAGACGAAGGGGAAAAGTCCAAAGAAAATGAGAGCAGTCATCGAGGATAACTAAGTAATATTTGAAACCGGATATACTGGTAATAGGTGATGTCCATAGATCACAATGTACCAAATCAAAAATCTTAGCTGCTCTAGACAAGGAACTAGTAAAAGGTAAGCAAACATGGCATCCAAGTTGACATGCATGGCAGAGGGAGTCATCGTCAGGCTTGCTGCAAATGATCGAAGAGGATTGGGCAAGAATCTGAAGGGCAACCTTGCCAGGGTGACCGAGGCGACGATGCCAGGTAGTCAGGGAGGGAGTAGCCACAAGAGCGCAGGGACTGGAGGAAGATGTAGGTAGCTGCAAGGTGTAGAGAGGTCCCGAACTGTTACATCGAAGGAGGGTGTCCTTGGAGTGGAGATCCTTCACAGAAATGCTAAGAGGGTCAAATTCAACTGAAACAGAATTGTCAGTGGTGAACTTGCGTACAGAAAGAAGATTTTTAATAATGTCAGGAGCTATAAGGACATTGTTGAGGCGAAAAGGGCCAAGAAGGATGTAGAAGCCAGTGCCAACCACTGGAAGGGTGGCACCATTGCCAACAACAATGGAGGAAGGAAAAGAGGATGATGGCGAGGCTGTGACCATACCAGGGTTGGAAGCAATGTGAGAGGAAGCACCAGAGTCGATGACCCAGTCCGAGGAGCTCGATGGCGGAGTCAGGGCGGTGGTACTAAAGGCGTTGGCGAGGGACTCGGTAGTCCATGGCGACCAAGTAGGAGAGGGCGCCTACTGGGGTGCCTGGTAGTATGCCTCGGGGACCGACGATGGAGTGAAGTACCCCGGGGGCACACCAGCCACTAGG is part of the Miscanthus floridulus cultivar M001 chromosome 9, ASM1932011v1, whole genome shotgun sequence genome and encodes:
- the LOC136480237 gene encoding uncharacterized mitochondrial protein AtMg00810-like; this encodes MYCSQPTGFADPALLDHVCKLNKSLYEMKQAPHAWYSRFAAYLLTLGFTEAKSDTSLFIYRRGTETVYLLLYVDDIVLTASSQQLLLHMIAALKKEFAMKDLGPLHHFLGVAVQQHRDTLILSQRQYTLDILDRHGMSGCNPCSTPVDTCAKVSAYAGPPMDDPTAYCSLAGALQYLTFTRPDIAYAVQQICLHMHDPRETHLIAAKGILRYLQGTISYGLVIPRSAPTQLVIYTDADWAGCPDTRRSTSGYAVFLGGSLVSWSSKRQPTVSRSSAEAEYRVVANGVGEASWLQQLLQELHHPLKTASLIYCDNVSAVYLSTNPVQHQRTKHVEIDLHFVRERVTIGTVRVLHVPTTSQYTDVFTKGLPSSVFMEFRSSLNVRPSNVPTGQALWAPIYL